The Chloroflexota bacterium genome window below encodes:
- a CDS encoding DUF2298 domain-containing protein: MSQAEKPKKRTSGWWVGAYLVLILLTAFFLRVFHIDWADGHLPHPDERSTVAFYAPSIHLPPDGISLLDTRQSPLNPLWDVNKQSRRSYTYGHFPLYLVVLAANGLHELAPLAEGLGLPGELVETLRTANGVPGFALVGRLITAIADTFTVLLVFLLAQHIYGRRRWWVGLLAAGFSAFTVLQIQLSHFFAVDPISTAFTLLALYGALRLVELAQRGRVSWIWAVITGIGAGLAIASKFSALPVLAAPVVAGLMMLWRGRGFEATDLAGERPSSSQIALLVILALLVAVATFAVTSPFVLLDWENFNRAVLIEQGAMVRGEADFPFTRQYRGSVPYLYFLEQQVKWGIGWPLGLLCMVALMWVLVKVLRGRSLAGELIILSWVIPYFGMTGLFLAKFNRYMVPIVPLLMVFAAGLVAAIAGEVPRRANSPEPSVVAEDDAIVRQSSSRRWMAAIVGGAALLGAVLWSVAFVNGVYGQEHPFIRASRWMYDTIPDNSVWITEHWEEGLPLSLPEDDGNPGAHGWRNLTMPMYEEDTERKFETLRDNLREGDTYVLATKRLYGALPNLPERYPMSNRFYELLFAGQLGYELAAEFTSFPGLFGVEIDDQSADESFWVYDHPRTLIFRKVRDLSDAEWNALLGNSWAGARAWHVGEPTLIQRIWSVFDGQGVSRQPQELEESPDLLLDQPLDELPVVQDFRWNTAASRSVPLAVISWWLALFFIGLLVWPFAFSLFRNLRDRGYLFSRSLGWLTVGYGVWLAASLRIGQNSLAFILVVALGVAAVSFWFAWRNREEMAAFWRSRKGILIFGEALFGVAYLLFVVVRLLNPDLWQPWNGGEKFMEFAFLNAILRSANFPPIDPYFAGGTINYYYYGHYLVALLAKLTGIWSSVAFNLAVPTLFALTIVNVVSLGYTLAGRLSWRGTAEPVEQDSTVTKEQGIPSPGSGRRLDSFSGQPVSYGIGSGLLAAFFVALLGNVDGGGQMVRNLALAAGTGFESRLPGVQTAVGAVDGLVQVANGTARVRGYWYWDPSRVIPYTINEFPYWSFLFADLHPHMIGIPFTVLFLAMAYSMLVETSPKVLTMGATGRQWLTYGIRSLTGDGLFPAMALVLGALAVLNTWDLPTYFGLAVLVWLVREWRSGRLYRSPGRSLLRTVLFAILLLVLAIGLYLPFFLNYKAIAASGVGIVTTPTELGLWLNIWGFLGFLLVTYILVELRRKPGVGRARELPILRWLGISLDSLPGVPRLTKLTPRLSTSIYLILALIVALAVLLWSVDWRVPAVLLLPLFGVSLLLLRRQVSAARVFLSVLVFTALLVLFGVEIFYLKDHLQGGDYRRMNTLFKFYIQVWVMLGLALGVALPGIWRFIHERWRLGWRILWTIVFFYLLLLSLVFLFLGTSSRVNDRFPQQNGVPSIGTLDGMAYMQSGTYTWHPDPGQAPNSVIELGYDYQALRWMLENLEGTPLVAEAPIGYYREGGLRVSSFTGFPTFLGFHQEGEQRYGTQTGARRSLAEEFWRTTDLARARQLIDELKVDYIYVGQLEEIVVPPEGLAKFGQLAEQGDLEVVFQNDKVTIFRVV, from the coding sequence ATGTCGCAAGCCGAAAAGCCGAAGAAGCGCACGAGCGGTTGGTGGGTCGGTGCGTACCTTGTACTGATTCTACTGACCGCATTTTTTTTGCGCGTCTTTCACATTGATTGGGCAGATGGTCACCTTCCTCATCCGGACGAACGCTCGACCGTCGCTTTTTACGCGCCTTCAATTCACCTGCCACCTGACGGCATTAGCCTGCTTGACACGCGCCAGTCTCCCCTGAATCCTCTGTGGGATGTCAATAAACAGAGCCGGCGCAGCTATACCTACGGGCACTTTCCCCTTTACCTGGTAGTTCTTGCTGCTAACGGTCTTCACGAACTGGCACCACTGGCCGAAGGGCTGGGATTGCCAGGTGAGCTGGTCGAGACCTTGCGAACAGCCAATGGCGTGCCTGGATTTGCCCTGGTCGGCCGCCTGATCACAGCTATTGCCGATACCTTCACCGTGTTGTTGGTCTTTTTACTGGCTCAGCATATCTACGGGCGGCGGCGCTGGTGGGTGGGATTGCTGGCGGCGGGTTTTTCTGCCTTTACCGTGCTTCAGATCCAGCTCAGTCACTTCTTCGCCGTCGATCCCATCAGTACTGCGTTTACCCTGCTGGCGCTCTACGGCGCGCTTCGCCTCGTGGAATTGGCCCAGCGCGGTCGCGTCTCGTGGATATGGGCGGTCATAACTGGTATCGGCGCGGGTCTGGCCATCGCATCAAAGTTCAGTGCTTTGCCGGTATTGGCTGCACCTGTAGTAGCAGGCTTGATGATGCTGTGGCGGGGGCGTGGCTTCGAAGCAACAGATCTGGCCGGCGAACGACCTTCGTCTTCCCAGATTGCCCTTTTGGTAATCCTTGCCTTGCTCGTCGCTGTAGCGACCTTCGCTGTGACTTCCCCCTTTGTATTGCTCGATTGGGAAAACTTCAATCGGGCGGTGCTTATCGAGCAGGGCGCTATGGTACGCGGCGAGGCGGATTTCCCCTTTACTCGCCAGTATCGAGGCAGCGTGCCGTACCTCTATTTCCTGGAACAGCAGGTCAAGTGGGGAATCGGCTGGCCCCTGGGACTGCTTTGCATGGTTGCCCTGATGTGGGTGTTGGTCAAAGTGCTGCGTGGCCGTTCCCTGGCGGGCGAGCTGATCATCCTGAGTTGGGTCATACCCTATTTTGGCATGACCGGCCTCTTCCTGGCCAAGTTCAATCGCTACATGGTGCCCATTGTGCCCTTGCTCATGGTGTTCGCCGCGGGCCTGGTTGCTGCCATCGCAGGTGAGGTGCCTCGCAGGGCAAATTCGCCTGAACCCAGCGTCGTCGCTGAAGATGACGCGATTGTCCGGCAGTCGTCAAGCCGGCGATGGATGGCTGCTATTGTCGGTGGAGCTGCACTCCTGGGAGCTGTTCTCTGGTCCGTTGCTTTTGTCAATGGCGTCTACGGGCAGGAACATCCCTTCATCCGGGCCTCTCGTTGGATGTACGATACCATTCCTGACAACAGTGTCTGGATTACGGAACATTGGGAGGAGGGCTTACCCCTCTCGCTGCCCGAAGACGACGGCAATCCAGGCGCTCATGGCTGGCGTAATCTGACTATGCCCATGTACGAGGAGGATACGGAGCGAAAGTTCGAGACACTGAGGGATAACCTGCGCGAAGGAGATACCTACGTGCTGGCAACCAAGCGTCTATACGGCGCTCTGCCGAACTTGCCCGAGCGTTATCCCATGAGCAATCGGTTTTACGAGTTGCTCTTTGCCGGCCAGCTGGGATATGAGTTGGCAGCCGAATTCACCAGCTTTCCAGGTCTGTTCGGTGTGGAGATCGACGATCAAAGTGCCGATGAAAGCTTTTGGGTTTACGATCATCCCCGAACTCTCATCTTTCGCAAGGTCAGGGATCTGAGCGACGCCGAGTGGAATGCGTTGCTGGGCAACAGCTGGGCCGGCGCCAGGGCATGGCACGTAGGTGAGCCCACCTTGATTCAGCGCATATGGTCGGTGTTCGATGGCCAGGGAGTCAGCCGGCAACCACAGGAACTCGAGGAAAGTCCTGATCTCCTTCTGGATCAACCGCTGGACGAACTTCCGGTAGTTCAGGATTTCCGTTGGAATACTGCGGCCAGCAGGTCGGTGCCCCTGGCGGTGATCAGCTGGTGGCTCGCTCTTTTTTTCATCGGCTTGCTGGTATGGCCCTTTGCCTTCTCACTTTTCAGGAATCTGCGGGATCGTGGTTATCTGTTCTCCCGATCCTTGGGCTGGCTCACGGTCGGATATGGCGTGTGGCTTGCAGCCAGTCTGCGAATAGGCCAGAATTCGCTCGCTTTTATCCTGGTGGTAGCGCTGGGAGTTGCTGCAGTATCCTTCTGGTTTGCCTGGCGAAATCGAGAGGAGATGGCGGCCTTCTGGCGTTCGCGAAAGGGTATCCTGATTTTCGGTGAGGCGCTGTTCGGAGTCGCCTATCTACTGTTTGTTGTCGTTCGGCTCCTGAATCCCGACCTGTGGCAACCCTGGAATGGCGGCGAGAAGTTCATGGAGTTCGCTTTCCTGAACGCAATCCTGCGCAGTGCCAATTTCCCCCCGATTGATCCCTATTTCGCCGGCGGCACAATCAACTATTACTACTACGGCCATTACCTGGTGGCCCTGTTGGCCAAGCTCACGGGAATCTGGTCGTCGGTGGCCTTTAACCTGGCCGTTCCGACCCTGTTTGCCCTGACGATTGTCAACGTGGTCAGCCTGGGCTACACGCTGGCCGGAAGGCTGTCATGGAGGGGAACCGCCGAGCCTGTTGAACAGGATTCGACTGTGACGAAGGAGCAAGGAATTCCGTCGCCAGGGTCGGGCCGCCGGCTCGATAGCTTTTCCGGGCAGCCAGTCTCGTACGGGATTGGGTCTGGACTGTTGGCAGCTTTCTTCGTCGCGCTTCTTGGCAATGTCGATGGTGGTGGTCAGATGGTGCGCAACCTGGCGCTGGCTGCGGGCACCGGGTTCGAGAGTCGATTACCCGGTGTGCAGACGGCCGTTGGCGCCGTCGATGGACTGGTGCAGGTCGCCAACGGCACCGCTCGTGTGCGGGGTTACTGGTATTGGGATCCCAGCCGGGTGATTCCCTATACCATTAACGAGTTTCCCTATTGGAGTTTTCTATTTGCCGATCTTCACCCCCACATGATCGGCATCCCCTTTACCGTGCTTTTCCTTGCCATGGCCTACAGCATGTTAGTTGAGACCTCGCCAAAGGTCCTGACCATGGGAGCTACAGGACGGCAATGGTTGACATATGGCATTCGTTCGCTCACCGGCGACGGGCTTTTTCCGGCAATGGCGCTGGTTCTGGGTGCCCTGGCCGTTCTGAATACCTGGGACCTGCCGACCTACTTTGGTCTGGCTGTCCTGGTTTGGTTGGTGCGGGAGTGGCGCAGCGGCCGTCTCTATCGATCTCCCGGCAGGTCGCTGCTACGAACGGTGCTATTTGCCATCCTGTTGTTGGTACTGGCAATTGGGCTCTATCTACCCTTTTTCCTGAATTATAAGGCCATCGCGGCCAGTGGTGTGGGAATCGTTACCACGCCGACCGAACTGGGATTGTGGCTCAATATATGGGGCTTCCTCGGGTTTTTGCTTGTTACCTACATTCTTGTGGAACTTCGACGAAAACCTGGTGTTGGCCGCGCTCGCGAGCTGCCGATTCTCCGTTGGCTTGGCATCTCCCTCGACAGCCTCCCGGGGGTGCCCCGTCTCACAAAATTGACGCCTCGCCTGAGTACCAGCATATATCTCATACTTGCCCTGATTGTAGCTTTGGCGGTGTTGCTCTGGAGCGTCGATTGGCGGGTGCCTGCAGTACTGCTGTTACCGTTGTTTGGTGTTTCCCTCTTGCTTTTGCGCCGCCAGGTTAGCGCCGCCCGGGTCTTTTTGTCAGTACTGGTCTTCACGGCCCTGCTGGTTCTGTTCGGGGTCGAGATATTCTACTTGAAGGACCATCTTCAGGGTGGCGATTACCGGCGGATGAATACGCTTTTCAAGTTCTATATCCAGGTTTGGGTCATGCTCGGGCTGGCCCTTGGGGTAGCACTTCCCGGGATATGGCGCTTTATACACGAGCGCTGGCGCCTGGGCTGGCGAATCCTGTGGACAATCGTTTTTTTCTACCTGCTGCTTCTGTCACTGGTTTTCCTCTTTCTGGGCACTTCGTCGCGCGTCAACGACCGATTTCCGCAGCAGAATGGCGTGCCGTCCATTGGTACGCTGGATGGCATGGCCTACATGCAATCGGGAACGTACACCTGGCATCCCGATCCTGGCCAGGCGCCCAATTCGGTCATCGAGCTGGGATATGACTACCAGGCCCTGCGTTGGATGTTGGAAAACCTGGAGGGTACGCCCCTGGTTGCCGAGGCGCCCATTGGCTATTATCGAGAAGGAGGCCTGCGCGTCTCCAGTTTCACCGGTTTTCCCACCTTCCTGGGCTTTCATCAGGAGGGGGAACAGCGCTACGGCACTCAAACCGGTGCCCGCCGCTCCCTGGCAGAGGAATTCTGGCGTACGACCGATCTGGCGCGGGCAAGACAACTTATCGATGAATTGAAGGTTGATTACATCTATGTTGGCCAGCTCGAAGAGATTGTTGTACCACCGGAGGGGCTGGCCAAGTTCGGGCAGCTTGCCGAACAAGGCGACCTGGAGGTGGTGTTCCAGAACGATAAGGTAACCATCTTTCGGGTGGTGTAA
- a CDS encoding sigma-70 family RNA polymerase sigma factor, translated as MDAHQFAARYREYLPRVLNFIRLRVPDDSLAQDLTATTFEQAFRKIDQLRNPEAFGGWVFRIARNEVGQYYRRRRDQVSLDALLELPARGETPHQTAARREDLSEVLAAIDTLSLREQEIVALKFAGGLSNREIAQAMDLSDSNVGVILFRSIRKVRDRLGIEG; from the coding sequence ATTGACGCCCACCAGTTTGCTGCCCGTTATCGGGAGTATCTGCCGCGGGTCCTGAATTTCATCAGGCTGCGCGTGCCTGACGACTCCCTGGCGCAGGATTTAACGGCGACCACCTTCGAACAGGCGTTTCGCAAGATTGATCAACTGCGCAACCCGGAAGCCTTCGGTGGGTGGGTGTTCCGAATCGCCCGAAATGAAGTTGGCCAATACTACCGGAGGCGGCGGGATCAGGTCAGCCTGGATGCGTTGCTCGAGCTTCCGGCGCGCGGCGAGACACCCCATCAAACAGCTGCCCGTCGAGAGGATCTATCGGAGGTATTGGCGGCGATCGACACCCTGTCTCTGCGGGAGCAGGAGATCGTTGCCCTGAAATTCGCTGGTGGTCTCTCAAATCGGGAAATTGCCCAGGCGATGGACTTGAGCGACAGCAACGTCGGCGTGATCCTGTTTCGCTCGATTCGCAAGGTCCGGGACCGGCTGGGCATTGAAGGTTGA
- a CDS encoding DUF2298 domain-containing protein: protein MVDVIRFWLAIQFIAVAALPFAWRILGVLPSRGYFLAKPIGLLAVTWVLWMGASLGFLRNNLGGIFFSWAVVAALSLVVGRSGFARAANGSRPFFVWLRGHLSLLLVGEILFLAGMMIWAWVRSYSPDIATAGGEKFMEITFLNGILRSQQFPPQDPWLSGYGISYYYFGYVMLALLTRLSGLAPGVAFNVGLGTWFGLTLVTAFSVAYDMVAVLFRSPFDETGSGSSSVSPAAVGGGLLGALFVAVLSNLEGFLESMQGMSIGSLAFWRWLDVKDLNCMRGPNFVEALSNCPTATGIAPERFFWWWRASRVINDRDLLGNSVEVIDEFPFFSFLLGDMHPHVLGLPFVLLAIGLALAIVMLGAPRIPSGGKESNGIPPSFFHRIMGLFPGGSIGFLLYALTLGGLAFLNTWDFPIYLFLTMLAVAAVLAWQSGGATGRAVVDTLLVGLGLAITGVLLYLPFYFGFQSQAGGILPNFIFPTRLSQFLVMFAPLLFAAILLLLALSGNGRKTFRDFLHFLPWTFLAPILFLLTMLAVGLWTDAGQDFVQRLMQLPVVREQVGEASLLQLLQGVVAIRIGSPWTYLVLAVLLAWVLGLLWSRLRITVGYETDIDITESAEQATVEPGHSILMTGSSDTLAVTTFALLALVTAFLLVFGVEFVYLRDLFSTRMNTVFKFYFQAWILMAVVAAFAVIYVARYGRPLLRYGGLGLLALLVVAGLFYPVFGTYTRAGKFAGEPTLDGLKYIERNNPGDVAAAQWLRDNVPGQANILEATGGSYTYSGRMAAMTGLPTLLGWDFHEFQWRGTRDEQNLRRPDIDRIYRDAANAELEALIDQWNIDFVIVGELERSTYQVTPQSEARLAALLDLVYDLDGVRIYRRRGS, encoded by the coding sequence ATGGTTGATGTAATTCGCTTCTGGCTCGCCATTCAATTCATTGCCGTGGCAGCGCTGCCATTCGCCTGGCGTATCCTGGGGGTGCTTCCAAGCCGGGGCTACTTTCTCGCCAAACCCATCGGGCTTCTGGCCGTTACCTGGGTCCTGTGGATGGGCGCCAGTTTAGGATTCCTTCGCAACAACCTGGGCGGCATTTTTTTCAGTTGGGCTGTTGTTGCTGCCCTTTCATTGGTTGTGGGGCGCAGCGGTTTTGCGCGGGCCGCCAATGGCAGCCGGCCGTTTTTCGTGTGGCTGCGTGGCCATCTGAGCTTGCTGCTGGTAGGCGAGATTCTCTTTCTGGCCGGCATGATGATTTGGGCGTGGGTACGAAGCTATAGCCCCGATATTGCGACGGCAGGCGGCGAGAAGTTTATGGAGATCACCTTCCTGAACGGCATCCTGCGCAGCCAGCAGTTCCCGCCCCAGGATCCCTGGCTATCGGGGTATGGTATCAGCTATTATTACTTCGGCTACGTGATGCTGGCCTTGTTGACCCGACTCTCCGGTCTCGCTCCAGGCGTTGCATTCAACGTTGGTTTGGGAACATGGTTTGGGTTAACCCTTGTCACAGCCTTTTCTGTGGCTTATGACATGGTGGCAGTATTATTCCGGTCTCCATTCGATGAGACCGGCAGTGGATCGTCGTCTGTGTCGCCCGCAGCTGTGGGAGGCGGTTTGCTGGGCGCGCTTTTCGTTGCCGTGCTGAGTAACCTGGAGGGGTTCCTGGAGTCCATGCAGGGGATGAGCATTGGTTCTCTTGCCTTTTGGCGATGGTTGGATGTCAAAGATCTAAACTGCATGCGGGGACCTAATTTTGTGGAGGCACTGTCCAATTGCCCGACGGCAACCGGTATCGCTCCGGAGCGCTTTTTCTGGTGGTGGCGGGCCAGCCGGGTGATCAACGACCGCGACCTGCTTGGGAACTCGGTCGAGGTTATCGACGAGTTTCCTTTCTTCAGCTTTCTGTTGGGAGATATGCATCCCCATGTCCTTGGTTTGCCCTTTGTCCTGCTGGCGATCGGACTGGCACTGGCAATTGTGATGTTGGGCGCCCCGAGGATTCCATCTGGCGGAAAAGAGTCCAACGGTATTCCACCCTCTTTTTTTCATCGTATCATGGGCCTGTTTCCTGGTGGTAGCATCGGCTTCTTGCTCTATGCCTTGACTTTGGGTGGTCTGGCGTTTCTCAACACCTGGGATTTTCCCATCTATCTTTTTCTGACCATGTTGGCAGTCGCGGCCGTGTTGGCCTGGCAGTCGGGGGGCGCGACCGGGCGCGCTGTGGTTGACACCTTGTTGGTTGGTCTGGGATTGGCGATTACCGGTGTGCTGCTCTATCTGCCCTTCTATTTTGGGTTTCAATCTCAGGCAGGGGGCATTCTGCCCAACTTTATTTTTCCGACCCGGCTGTCCCAATTCCTGGTGATGTTTGCTCCTTTGCTTTTTGCCGCGATTTTGCTGCTGCTGGCGTTAAGCGGGAATGGCCGCAAAACCTTCAGAGATTTCCTGCATTTTCTGCCCTGGACCTTTCTGGCACCCATTCTTTTCCTGTTGACCATGCTGGCTGTGGGTCTTTGGACCGATGCCGGACAGGATTTCGTGCAGCGCCTGATGCAGCTTCCTGTTGTTCGGGAGCAGGTGGGCGAGGCATCGCTGCTCCAGCTGCTGCAGGGTGTGGTCGCCATACGAATTGGCTCACCCTGGACCTACCTGGTGCTGGCGGTGTTGCTGGCCTGGGTGCTTGGCCTGTTATGGAGCCGTCTCAGGATCACTGTCGGCTACGAAACCGATATTGACATTACTGAAAGTGCGGAGCAGGCCACCGTTGAGCCGGGACATTCCATCCTGATGACGGGAAGCTCCGATACCCTGGCTGTAACAACCTTCGCTCTGCTGGCGTTGGTGACTGCTTTCCTCCTGGTGTTCGGCGTCGAATTCGTCTACTTGCGTGATCTCTTTTCTACTCGAATGAACACCGTATTTAAGTTCTACTTTCAGGCCTGGATACTGATGGCGGTGGTCGCTGCTTTTGCCGTGATTTATGTGGCTCGGTATGGCAGGCCGTTGCTGCGTTACGGTGGCCTCGGGTTGCTGGCGTTGCTGGTAGTCGCAGGACTTTTTTATCCGGTCTTTGGCACGTATACGCGTGCTGGAAAGTTTGCCGGCGAACCCACTCTGGACGGCCTGAAGTATATCGAACGAAACAACCCAGGCGATGTGGCAGCAGCTCAATGGCTGCGGGACAACGTGCCCGGACAGGCCAACATTCTCGAAGCCACAGGTGGATCTTACACCTATTCCGGGCGCATGGCCGCCATGACCGGGTTGCCCACCTTGCTCGGGTGGGACTTCCATGAATTCCAATGGCGTGGCACCAGGGACGAGCAGAATCTCCGGCGACCAGATATCGACCGTATCTATCGCGATGCGGCCAATGCCGAGCTTGAGGCCCTGATCGATCAATGGAACATCGATTTCGTCATCGTCGGAGAGTTGGAGCGCAGCACTTATCAGGTGACCCCTCAGTCGGAAGCCCGGTTGGCGGCTCTGCTCGATCTGGTCTACGATCTGGATGGTGTGCGTATCTACAGGCGGCGAGGATCGTGA
- a CDS encoding glycosyltransferase family 39 protein, with protein MAVSDSLASDPRGMDQPSIRMGSWFTIEKAAYAAIALLALVVRFAGLGQRPMGLEEAVQAAAALDLVQGSQLDPVTAISPLLLNLQYLGFGIMEASEGLARFWPALVGTLLVLLPYGLRRELGRTGALVSSLLLAFSSSLVFWSRSGTGVSVALFAAMALIVGLAGWRRDRARHWMVWNAAALALMLLSAPVGYAALFLILPYALLALGRSDGRKPGDSLFGPGLSTAVLVGVLILFLGATGLFFNPAGLGILADLPVGFLQGFVEPGGYHPLWLLVQWIKMEPLVVLLGLAGLVFGLRKRNWIAVGLGLWLALGLMLVLVRPGRGPADLALLSLVLALLGGPAVAAFFRSLNVEDLTVEAGVGLAAGIAILGSLAIWVAEFSSVGGPSLQANPYLLSAIAAVGMLAALLMAYLVLYGQEVAKKLGISLVLFALMLLSLRGTFEMNHSQPGARWGSYEHTVGTTDGRNLTEYLFRLASQRGGDLRDLPVGLVVMPGNEAPALLRWHVRTADVQETTGVTGRNGEVLVSLDDQAMMTGQSLAGRSYRVSQTWRLDGIDDQGFWKWLLFGQSGPIQDEQRGIVWIPGK; from the coding sequence ATGGCAGTGAGCGACTCCCTGGCTTCTGACCCGCGAGGTATGGACCAACCATCCATTCGCATGGGGTCCTGGTTCACAATAGAAAAGGCTGCTTACGCGGCGATCGCGTTATTAGCCCTGGTGGTCCGTTTCGCTGGACTCGGCCAGCGGCCAATGGGCCTTGAGGAGGCTGTCCAGGCCGCGGCGGCTCTCGATCTGGTCCAGGGCAGCCAACTCGATCCAGTCACCGCTATCAGCCCACTGCTGTTGAACCTGCAATACCTTGGCTTCGGTATCATGGAAGCCTCTGAGGGCCTGGCCAGATTCTGGCCGGCCTTGGTGGGGACCCTGCTCGTGCTGCTTCCCTATGGCCTGCGCCGCGAACTGGGCCGTACCGGTGCGCTTGTTTCATCCCTGCTGTTGGCGTTCTCCTCTTCCCTGGTCTTTTGGAGCCGGAGCGGTACGGGAGTTAGTGTTGCTCTTTTTGCTGCAATGGCCCTGATCGTCGGCCTGGCAGGATGGCGGCGGGATCGGGCACGCCACTGGATGGTGTGGAATGCAGCGGCTCTGGCATTGATGCTTCTCTCCGCGCCCGTTGGCTACGCAGCCCTGTTCTTGATCCTTCCCTACGCCCTCCTTGCTCTTGGCCGTTCTGACGGGCGAAAGCCTGGAGACTCTCTCTTTGGTCCAGGGCTCTCCACGGCCGTTTTGGTCGGGGTTTTAATCCTTTTCCTGGGGGCGACCGGGCTCTTTTTCAATCCCGCTGGTCTGGGTATCCTGGCTGACCTGCCGGTTGGGTTTTTGCAGGGATTTGTGGAGCCGGGCGGGTATCATCCGCTCTGGTTGCTGGTTCAGTGGATCAAGATGGAGCCGCTGGTCGTGCTGCTTGGATTGGCCGGGCTTGTTTTCGGTCTTCGTAAGCGCAATTGGATTGCCGTTGGGCTTGGTCTTTGGCTGGCGTTGGGCCTGATGTTGGTGTTGGTTCGTCCCGGTCGGGGACCGGCCGACCTGGCGCTGCTGTCGCTGGTTCTGGCTTTGCTGGGCGGCCCGGCCGTTGCTGCCTTTTTCCGTTCGCTGAATGTCGAGGACTTGACCGTGGAGGCCGGGGTGGGATTAGCGGCCGGTATCGCCATCCTGGGGTCACTGGCCATCTGGGTGGCAGAATTTTCCTCTGTGGGCGGACCGTCGCTTCAGGCAAATCCCTACCTGCTGAGCGCTATCGCTGCCGTTGGCATGCTGGCAGCCCTCCTGATGGCCTATCTGGTACTTTACGGCCAGGAGGTTGCGAAGAAGCTGGGCATTTCACTGGTACTGTTCGCCTTGATGTTGCTGAGCCTGCGAGGTACCTTCGAGATGAACCATAGCCAGCCGGGTGCCCGCTGGGGCTCCTATGAGCACACAGTTGGTACGACAGACGGTCGCAACCTGACCGAGTATTTATTTCGTTTGGCGTCGCAGCGCGGCGGCGACCTGCGCGATCTTCCCGTGGGCCTCGTGGTTATGCCTGGCAATGAAGCGCCGGCGTTGCTCCGGTGGCATGTGCGGACCGCAGATGTCCAGGAAACAACGGGCGTTACCGGACGGAATGGTGAAGTGCTTGTCAGCCTGGACGACCAGGCAATGATGACAGGGCAATCCCTGGCGGGCAGAAGCTATCGGGTTTCACAAACCTGGCGACTGGATGGGATAGACGATCAGGGATTCTGGAAGTGGTTGCTTTTCGGTCAGTCTGGGCCGATTCAGGACGAGCAGCGCGGGATTGTCTGGATCCCGGGCAAATAA